The Rhabdothermincola sediminis sequence CTCGGTGAACGACCACACGAAGCGTTCCACCGCGTCGATCACCTCGGTGGTGTGCCCCGGCGACCCGGCCACCCCGACGAAGCACAGCTCCGCGCGCTGCCAGGCGTCCTGCCGGCCGGTCTCCGACGCGGCCACCCCGAAACGCCGGCGGGCCCCGTCGACGATGGACCGAAGGCTGGCGCGCTTGTCCTTCAGGGACCGGCTCTCCGGGAGGTGCAGCTCCACGGTGAGGGCGAGCACGTACGCGGTCACCTCGACGATGGCGCCATCAGGCCCGCGGGATCTCCCGTTCCTCGTAGGTCTCGATGATGTCGCCCTGCTTGAGGTCCTGGAAGTCGGACAGGCCCACACCGCACTCGAAGCCCGCGGCGACCTCGCGCACGTCGTCCTTGAAGCGTCGCAGCGAGCTGATGGTGCCCTTCCAGATCACTGTGCCTTCACGCAGGAAACGGACCTTCGATCCCCGGGTGATCACACCGTTGGTGACGTAGCAGCCCGCCACCGCGCCGACCCGGGGCACCCGGAAGACCTCGCGGACCTCCGCCTCACCGGTCACCACCTCCTCGTACTCGGGGGCGAGCAGGCCGAGCATGGCGTTCTCGATGTCCTCGAGCACCTGGTAGATGATCTCGTAGGTGCGGATCTCGACGTTCTCGACCTCGGCCATCTCCCGGGCCTTGCGATCGGGCCGCACGTTGAAGCCGATGATGGTGGCGTTCGACGCCGAGGCGAGCTGGACGTCGTACTGGGTGATGCCCCCCACGCCGCGGTGCACGAACGACAGCTTGACGTCGTCGCGCTCGAGCTTGCGCAGCGCCTCGGTGAGTGCCTCCAGGGAGCCCACCACGTCGGCTTTGAGGATCAGGTTCAACGTGGCGGTCTCGCCGGCCTGGATCTGCTTGAAGATGTCCTCGAGCTTGGCGCCACCGGACATGGCGTGCGCCTCGCGCCCCAGGGTGGCCAACCGCTGCCAGTGCTCGCGGGTCTCGGCCACCCGGCTGGCGGTCTTCTCGTCCGGCGCGGTCACGAACGAGTCGCCGGCCTGGGCCACCTCGGAGAGACCGAGGACCTGCACCGGTGTCGACGGGCCGGCCTCCCTGACCTGGTTGCCGCGATCGTCGATCAGGGCCCGCACGCGCCCCCACGACGCGCCGGCCACGACGGGGTCGCCGACCTTGAGGGTGCCCCGCTGCACGAGGACCGTAGCCACCGGGCCCCGCCCGATGTCGAGGTTGCTCTCGAGCACGACCCCTCGGGCCCGGCCTTCGACGGGAGCCCGCAGGTCCTCCAGCTCGGCCACCACGAGGAGGTTCTCGAGCAGGTCGTCGATGCCCTCGCCCTGCAGGGCGGACACCGGCACCATGATGGTGTCGCCTCCCCACTCCTCCGGCACGAGGCCCTGCTCGCTCAGCTGCTGCATCACCCGGTTGGG is a genomic window containing:
- a CDS encoding DUF503 domain-containing protein; the encoded protein is MTAYVLALTVELHLPESRSLKDKRASLRSIVDGARRRFGVAASETGRQDAWQRAELCFVGVAGSPGHTTEVIDAVERFVWSFTEAEVTATERHWLEVDP
- the infB gene encoding translation initiation factor IF-2; the encoded protein is MDIPTYTPKEAPVPEGVVVVERASTPQELGPKLNRTAADVVRFLMQQGEMVTATQSLSDDMIELFAAEIGAEIRLVDPGEEQEVELQKLLLLDEEVDEETYESWPTRPPVITVMGHVDHGKTKLLDRIRNANVVAGEAGGITQHIGAYQTEKDGRPITFIDTPGHEAFTAMRARGAEATDIVVLVVAADDGVMPQTIEALNHAKAAGVPIVVAINKIDRENADPNRVMQQLSEQGLVPEEWGGDTIMVPVSALQGEGIDDLLENLLVVAELEDLRAPVEGRARGVVLESNLDIGRGPVATVLVQRGTLKVGDPVVAGASWGRVRALIDDRGNQVREAGPSTPVQVLGLSEVAQAGDSFVTAPDEKTASRVAETREHWQRLATLGREAHAMSGGAKLEDIFKQIQAGETATLNLILKADVVGSLEALTEALRKLERDDVKLSFVHRGVGGITQYDVQLASASNATIIGFNVRPDRKAREMAEVENVEIRTYEIIYQVLEDIENAMLGLLAPEYEEVVTGEAEVREVFRVPRVGAVAGCYVTNGVITRGSKVRFLREGTVIWKGTISSLRRFKDDVREVAAGFECGVGLSDFQDLKQGDIIETYEEREIPRA